The genomic segment CAAaaatcctagaaacaaaagaaaggatatatgtaagaaaaaaaaagagttaatgcATTTAGTCAGATCAATGACTGCCTAACTGCCTCCTCTAATACTGCCTGCAATTCTCTTCCCTGCTGCTTGTTTCTGCCATTTAACATAaaggaaaacagagaaagaaacaaTGGCAGTTGGAGGCGCTGCTAAAGTAGGTGTGTTCGCACCATTTCCTGTCAAAGACCAGCTCCCTGGCGTTGATTTCTGTGTCTCCAGCTCTCCTTCTTGGCGTAATAATTACTcctttgctttgtttttaagtttgaaTGCATTACATTATGGAAACTCTGTTCGcttctccttccttttcttccttcGACTACTCTTCGTTTTCATGCTTGTTTTTGCTCTTGATTACCACATTCTCTTGACTTCACCGTTGATGACCCCCCCCACCTgacaaaattaagatttaatacTTACATTTATTTAAAGTTCAGTACCTGATTGTGATTATGGTATAATTTTAGTGCAGTAAatcaatttttctaaaaacttgTTCGATTGAATTCAGCTGAAGCAATACTACTAGGTTTTCAGCATTACCTAGTGATGCTCGGGACTACTGTGATCATTCCTTCCATATTCGTTCTTTTGATTAGCCGTTTCAATGTAAAAACCATATATGTGATTAacagattttgattttgatttcaagtttGTGTTTCTATAATTTCCTTCTAGCTGgatatttctatttttgtagGTGGAGAAGGCTGAGATGATTAACACGCTGCTCTTTGTTGCGGGTATAAACACTCTCTATTGCAGACATGGTTCGGCACTCGGCTTCCTGTGGTCATTGGAGGATCCTATGCTTTTAGCATCCCCACAATAACCATTTCTTTATCTACTAACAATAGCACTAATGTCATATTTCTTACTCCACGTCAGGTTAAGTTTAGTTCCCTCCCTCACTTTGTAAATGCCATTCTCAAATTTTATGCCCGTGTTTGTTTCTTGGAGAATATGCAAGGAAATGCTTAAAATTACCCGTTATTTTTGGATAACATCTTCCTTATTCATGTTTTAAACGTCTTTCTTCCTTTGTGCATTTCCCAATAGCTTTCCTGACCATTCTTGCTTCTGTTCCTACAATTGCCAACTGGAGAGAGTTTAGCAGGTCCATAGAAAAACTGGTGTTCCATGTCTTTAGTCGGTTGCCTCAAGATAATTTAGTTTGAATAGATGGCCGTTTAAGCTTTGCGCAGCCTAGTAGGCTTGATCTATTAAGCTAGTGATGTTATAGATGGAACAGCTGTCAATGAAACTACATGTGTTAGTGCTGCtttttcttccatttgggtaTCAAGTTTTGTTTAATATGCTCTTTGTTGATGCTTGTAGCTGGCAAAATGTGTTGAAATTGGAATCCTGGCACTCCTTTTTGTGGTCTTCATATCTCAGGTGATCAACATCCTCAATTGTTTTCTTGTATCGTTGATTAAAAGatttcactgttttttttaattgaaaacgtGCTTGTAAGATCAGAGCCTCTCTAGGAActtaattgatatttatgttCATATTCCTAGTTGACAGAAGAGATCATTAGCAAGAGGCATCgtttctttcaataaatttgGTTTCTTCATCTAGTACAATTGGCTTATTAACAGAAATTGAGGGTGGACTCCAAAAATAATTCAGTAGCCAAGTGTTTTAGTAGGTAAATAAAGGAGCAGGGTTGGTTTCCGGTTCCTAGGCAATGGCCTTGTGTCCTCACTATTTGCTCTTCTTTAGATGGTGTACCTTGGATATCCTGAACTAGTATGTTAAATTTGAGAATGCAAGGACCTTTTTCCCTCCCAATTATGTGCTCGAACTGGATACAAGTTAGAGAGAGTtacctttt from the Populus nigra chromosome 1, ddPopNigr1.1, whole genome shotgun sequence genome contains:
- the LOC133694414 gene encoding LOW QUALITY PROTEIN: nucleobase-ascorbate transporter 4 (The sequence of the model RefSeq protein was modified relative to this genomic sequence to represent the inferred CDS: deleted 3 bases in 2 codons); the encoded protein is MAVGGAAKVGVFAPFPVKDQLPGVDFCVSSSPSWPEAILLGFQHYLVMLGTTVIIPSIFVLLISRFNVEKAEMINTLLFVAGINTLLQTWFGTRLPVVIGGSYAFSIPTITISLSTNNSTNVIFLTPRQLAKCVEIGILALLFVVFISQFGPHMMKSRSTICSRFAVLFAIAVVWAYAAVLTVAGAYNNKHPDTQLSSRVDRAGLISAAPWIKVPYPFQWGRPTFDAGDVLAMMAACFVAIVEVQFIKSTGTIIEVSRYGSATPLPPSVLSRGIGWL